In one Carassius carassius chromosome 12, fCarCar2.1, whole genome shotgun sequence genomic region, the following are encoded:
- the LOC132155158 gene encoding CDK5 and ABL1 enzyme substrate 1-like isoform X1: MASALQLKPSSLEHTRKRVIDPRRRQAALSFLSNISLDGRPVQDDGENQTEDEDSPRTRQSLVSAVGQQAFAAAASQALGSARAAGLLVGITGPSAAAAAAAVAPPPACGADAEEDVCGSEVLQSVFSSPFSAVPPATRGRLQTYTQGVLPVSYTRQSSQNYCGLDGGQIANSALELQRSRRRLISQRSSLETLEDIEENAPLRRCRTLSGSPRPKSFKKVHFIKNLRQHDMRNGRIVLISGRRSFYSVFSVLPYRDCSQTGDVKAESGRQRHPSGGVSAKEMVIGLEGVELGADGKTVSYTQFLYPTNVLGRRNTIDSTSSFSQSRNASHRSLSLARANSNQSSLDTGNEVGDFREYDPNLLDDPQWPCGKHKRVLIFPSYMTTVIEYVKPSDLKKGMNETFKEKFPHIRLTLSKIRSLKREIRKLAQEECGYEESTVAMAFVYFEKLVLQGKLNKQNRKLCAGACVLLAAKIGGDLKKHEVKHLIDKLEERFRVNRRELIAFEFPVLVALEFNLHLPEHEVMPHYRRLLQNS, encoded by the exons ATGGCGAGCGCGCTGCAGTTGAAGCCCTCCAGTCTGGAGCACACACGGAAGCGCGTAATAGATCCACGACGGAGACAAGCTGCACTCTCATTCCTCAGCAACATCTCTCTGGACGGACGACCCGTGCAGGATGACGGGGAGAATCAGACCGAGGATGAGGATAGCCCTAGGACTAGACAGAGCCTGGTTTCTGCAGTGGGCCAGCAGGCATTTGCCGCAGCAGCGAGCCAGGCTCTCGGCAGTGCCCGAGCTGCTGGTTTACTGGTAGGGATCACGGGTCCCAGCGCGGcggccgctgctgctgctgttgctccTCCTCCAGCTTGCGGAGCGGATGCGGAGGAGGATGTGTGCGGCTCTGAGGTGCTCCAGTCCGTGTTCAGCTCCCCCTTTTCAGCAGTGCCACCGGCTACGAGAGGGAGACTTCAGACGTACACTCAGGGAGTCCTGCCTGTGTCCTACACCAGGCAGTCCAGCCAGAACTACTGCGGTCTAGATGGAGGGCAGATAGCCAACTCTGCCCTGGAACTGCAGAGATCCAG GCGAAGACTAATATCCCAGCGTTCCTCACTGGAGACTCTGGAGGATATTGAGGAGAACGCCCCTCTACGCAG ATGCCGAACTTTATCTGGTTCACCCCGACCAAAGAGTTTCAAGAAGGTCCACTTCATCAAAAACCTAAGACAACATGATATGCGCAATGGAAG GATAGTCCTTATCAGTGGCAGAAGATCCTTCTATAGTGTTTTTTCTGTCCTGCCCTATCGAGATTGTAGCCAAACAGG GGATGTGAAGGCAGAAAGCGGACGTCAACGACACCCCTCGGGTGGCGTGAGTGCCAAGGAGATGGTGATCGGCCTGGAGGGTGTTGAACTGGGTGCTGATGGCAAG ACAGTGTCATACACACAGTTCCTGTATCCAACCAATGTCCTGGGTCGTCGAAACACCATCGACTCCACGTCATCTTTCTCTCAGTCTCGCAATGCAAGCCACCGCAGCCTCAGCCTGGCACGTGCCAACAGTAACCAGAGTAGCCTTGATACCG GGAATGAAGTGGGAGATTTTAGGGAGTATGACCCAAATCTTTTGGATGACCCGCAATGGCCATGTGGAAAGCACAAAAGAGTGCTTATCTTTCCTTCATACATG ACCACAGTCATCGAGTATGTCAAACCCTCTGATCTCAAGAAAGGCATGAATGAGACTTTTAAGGAGAAGTTTCCTCATATTCGTCTAACACTGAGCAAGATCAGAAG CCTGAAGAGAGAGATCCGTAAACTAGCTCAAGAGGAGTGCGGCTATGAGGAGTCCACGGTAGCCATGGCCTTCGTTTACTTTGAGAAGCTGGTGCTCCAGGGTAAACTCAACAAACAGAACCGCAAACTCTGCGCGGGTGCCTGCGTCCTCCTCGCGGCCAAGATCGGAGGAGACCTAAAGAAACATGAAGTCAAGCATCTGATTGAT AAACTGGAGGAGAGGTTTAGGGTGAACCGTCGAGAGCTGATCGCCTTTGAGTTCCCTGTTCTGGTGGCTCTAGAGTTCAACCTACATCTCCCAGAGCATGAAGTCATGCCCCATTATAGACGCCTTCTGCAAAACTCCTAG
- the LOC132155158 gene encoding CDK5 and ABL1 enzyme substrate 1-like isoform X2 has protein sequence MASALQLKPSSLEHTRKRVIDPRRRQAALSFLSNISLDGRPVQDDGENQTEDEDSPRTRQSLVSAVGQQAFAAAASQALGSARAAGLLVGITGPSAAAAAAAVAPPPACGADAEEDVCGSEVLQSVFSSPFSAVPPATRGRLQTYTQGVLPVSYTRQSSQNYCGLDGGQIANSALELQRSRRRLISQRSSLETLEDIEENAPLRRCRTLSGSPRPKSFKKVHFIKNLRQHDMRNGRDVKAESGRQRHPSGGVSAKEMVIGLEGVELGADGKTVSYTQFLYPTNVLGRRNTIDSTSSFSQSRNASHRSLSLARANSNQSSLDTGNEVGDFREYDPNLLDDPQWPCGKHKRVLIFPSYMTTVIEYVKPSDLKKGMNETFKEKFPHIRLTLSKIRSLKREIRKLAQEECGYEESTVAMAFVYFEKLVLQGKLNKQNRKLCAGACVLLAAKIGGDLKKHEVKHLIDKLEERFRVNRRELIAFEFPVLVALEFNLHLPEHEVMPHYRRLLQNS, from the exons ATGGCGAGCGCGCTGCAGTTGAAGCCCTCCAGTCTGGAGCACACACGGAAGCGCGTAATAGATCCACGACGGAGACAAGCTGCACTCTCATTCCTCAGCAACATCTCTCTGGACGGACGACCCGTGCAGGATGACGGGGAGAATCAGACCGAGGATGAGGATAGCCCTAGGACTAGACAGAGCCTGGTTTCTGCAGTGGGCCAGCAGGCATTTGCCGCAGCAGCGAGCCAGGCTCTCGGCAGTGCCCGAGCTGCTGGTTTACTGGTAGGGATCACGGGTCCCAGCGCGGcggccgctgctgctgctgttgctccTCCTCCAGCTTGCGGAGCGGATGCGGAGGAGGATGTGTGCGGCTCTGAGGTGCTCCAGTCCGTGTTCAGCTCCCCCTTTTCAGCAGTGCCACCGGCTACGAGAGGGAGACTTCAGACGTACACTCAGGGAGTCCTGCCTGTGTCCTACACCAGGCAGTCCAGCCAGAACTACTGCGGTCTAGATGGAGGGCAGATAGCCAACTCTGCCCTGGAACTGCAGAGATCCAG GCGAAGACTAATATCCCAGCGTTCCTCACTGGAGACTCTGGAGGATATTGAGGAGAACGCCCCTCTACGCAG ATGCCGAACTTTATCTGGTTCACCCCGACCAAAGAGTTTCAAGAAGGTCCACTTCATCAAAAACCTAAGACAACATGATATGCGCAATGGAAG GGATGTGAAGGCAGAAAGCGGACGTCAACGACACCCCTCGGGTGGCGTGAGTGCCAAGGAGATGGTGATCGGCCTGGAGGGTGTTGAACTGGGTGCTGATGGCAAG ACAGTGTCATACACACAGTTCCTGTATCCAACCAATGTCCTGGGTCGTCGAAACACCATCGACTCCACGTCATCTTTCTCTCAGTCTCGCAATGCAAGCCACCGCAGCCTCAGCCTGGCACGTGCCAACAGTAACCAGAGTAGCCTTGATACCG GGAATGAAGTGGGAGATTTTAGGGAGTATGACCCAAATCTTTTGGATGACCCGCAATGGCCATGTGGAAAGCACAAAAGAGTGCTTATCTTTCCTTCATACATG ACCACAGTCATCGAGTATGTCAAACCCTCTGATCTCAAGAAAGGCATGAATGAGACTTTTAAGGAGAAGTTTCCTCATATTCGTCTAACACTGAGCAAGATCAGAAG CCTGAAGAGAGAGATCCGTAAACTAGCTCAAGAGGAGTGCGGCTATGAGGAGTCCACGGTAGCCATGGCCTTCGTTTACTTTGAGAAGCTGGTGCTCCAGGGTAAACTCAACAAACAGAACCGCAAACTCTGCGCGGGTGCCTGCGTCCTCCTCGCGGCCAAGATCGGAGGAGACCTAAAGAAACATGAAGTCAAGCATCTGATTGAT AAACTGGAGGAGAGGTTTAGGGTGAACCGTCGAGAGCTGATCGCCTTTGAGTTCCCTGTTCTGGTGGCTCTAGAGTTCAACCTACATCTCCCAGAGCATGAAGTCATGCCCCATTATAGACGCCTTCTGCAAAACTCCTAG